The Aphis gossypii isolate Hap1 chromosome 3, ASM2018417v2, whole genome shotgun sequence genome includes a region encoding these proteins:
- the LOC126551455 gene encoding uncharacterized protein LOC126551455: MQSNVFDLEKELAKRTSVMHVQQEQSQAPVLVIEGGSSTSLMLYQCNLSQTGDEHGASFLDLGRGDDQSTSCLLSIKSSGCTAAEDMTQSSSQSTNDDSRQPSCLLSCSQSSTAQEECSSETTAEPSLAEFRLNRLSYIIKKYESKHEDIS, encoded by the coding sequence TCTTGAGAAGGAGCTGGCCAAGCGAACGAGCGTGATGCATGTGCAACAGGAACAGAGTCAAGCCCCCGTCTTAGTGATAGAAGGCGGTTCGTCTACGTCTCTAATGCTGTACCAGTGTAATTTATCTCAAACTGGGGACGAACACGGAGCCAGTTTTCTGGACTTAGGACGCGGTGATGACCAATCAACATCGTGTTTGTTGTCGATTAAAAGCTCCGGTTGCACCGCTGCCGAGGACATGACACAGTCTTCTTCGCAGTCGACCAACGACGACAGCCGACAGCCGTCGTGTTTGCTGTCGTGTTCGCAGTCGTCTACCGCACAGGAAGAATGCAGCTCCGAAACAACCGCTGAACCATCATTGGCGGAATTTAGACTTAACCGTTTGAGttacatcataaaaaaatacgagaGCAAACACGAAGACATTTCGTAA